From Primulina tabacum isolate GXHZ01 chromosome 2, ASM2559414v2, whole genome shotgun sequence, one genomic window encodes:
- the LOC142537508 gene encoding uncharacterized protein LOC142537508 — protein MGSTDPAIAEQWIKSLESIFSYLHMEDADKVTWAIFLLTKHARIWWESARVALPTIPLTWETFKTVFYNKYFSKDVRAKKASDFLNLKQGTMSIAEYIQQFEVGVQYVPYIAHDDTSKGEHFMRGLRSEKRDVRMSKVVTYGEIVERALMAEQDEQEIDRDRQQRRKAVPSKEPRNRTRQKD, from the coding sequence ATGGGAAGCACCGATCCAGCAATAGCAGAACAATGGATTAAATCATTGGAGTCCATCTTCTCCTACCTACACATGGAAGATGCCGACAAAGTAACTTGGGCCATCTTTTTGttaacaaagcatgcaagaatatggtgggagagtgcaagGGTGGCATTACCTACGATACCATTGACATGGGAAACTTTCAAAACCGTGTTTTACAACAAGTATTTCAGTAAAGATGTACGAGCCAAGAAAGCCAGTGATTTCCTCAATCTAAAACAAGGAACCATGTCAATAGCGGAATACATACAACAATTCGAGGTTGGagtccaatatgtaccatatattgcacATGATGACACAAGTAAGGGGGAACACTTCATGCGGGGACTTCGGTCTGAAAAACGAGATGTACGGATGTCGAAAGTTGTTACATATGGGGAGATAGTGGAAAGAGCACTTATGGCAGAACAGGATGAACAAGAAATTGACAGAGACAGGCAACAGCGAAGGAAAGCAGTACCTTCAAAAGAGCCAAGGAACAGGACAAGGCAAAAAGACTGA
- the LOC142537507 gene encoding uncharacterized protein LOC142537507, whose translation MRVFIKSIEERAWQRVLDGWSPPKLEDADGDTRLKPESTWTVDEVQNSNFNSKALNAIFSSVDTRMFNLITTCVCAKDAWEILQKHCEGSASVRKTRLRMVTSKFESLRMEDNESILEYDCRLRQLSNESHGLGDPIPNERLVNKVLRSLPERFNVKVCAIEESKDTSTINLDELMSSLRTFEMNLDLQRKDKGKTIAFEASTESYDEILQISKEVDKSDLGEESISLFTKKFGDYLKTMREKKKIGQKSELPNNTTFAKAQKFTPMKGQFRPKTEVQIQSNVRNLDSVQCRECSGYGHYANECANRLRKNKGMTVTLSDEESDDDQGSSESENHISLSSVIKEKRSMQINPLGVATGVAIPGRNTSSNSVCLKSTTLAEASQSKTQEVDDDEVTLESVQTMYEELYEDWIIRTKENAILSKENAELKSQISRLEVILSKKDLELCKVKEELGEATQILAKMNSSSSKLDSLLMIGQNDKAGLGYPNSLFEIGESSNTERKPTVFVKGSVETSNATQTEKGAPSKRQISTKKSKSRKRHFICHYCFRPGHIKPYCFKLRDDYKIWESEQVLPQVLYNTRRNTANRKPTVKRVWVPKAKIQCSVIYTSLKTNIAGIWYFDSGCSRHMTGSKDYLTDYVELRNGHVTYGGGDKGRIAGKGTLNVDGLPSLHNMLYVEGLNSNLISISTRSANNCYQLGEDPVCNHSKVSELNLWHQKLGHANFKTLKNLGKYDAVRDLTGKTIEDDIDGLLNESETLPNTDVAPGVVTPETTPALAESNDELGKYTENDDSVTNEEIDIPSKVQKNHPSSQIIGETFGGMQTRRKEKVDYRKMMGLVCMTSVYSQELEQFVRNDVWDLVPRPDNVNVIGTKWIFKNKTDESGIVVRNKARLVAQGYTQIEGIDFVETFAPVARIESVRLLLAIACHMDIKLYQMDVKSAFLNGLLKEEAYVSQPKGFEDPHHPNHVYKLKKALYGLKQASKSMADPKVTHLKAVKRILRYISGTVNLGLWYTKETNTNLVGFSDADWAGNLDDRKSTTGGCFYLGNNLVSWYSKKQNCVSLSTAESEYVAAASCCSQLLWMNQMIKDYGFNSDTLIMAGFDPQDIRSEVADYELLLVESVHSGQKEGVDM comes from the exons ATGAGGGTTTTTATTAAATCCATTGAAGAAAGAGCTTGGCAACGTGTACTTGATGGTTGGAGTCCACCAAAACTCGAGGATGCTGATGGAGACACACGGCTCAAACCTGAAAGTACATGGACTGTCGATGAAGTGcaaaattcaaactttaattccAAGGCTCTCAATGCTATATTTTCATCTGTTGACACAAGGATGTTTAATTTAATCACCACTTGTGTATGCGCCAAAGATGCTTGGGAGATACTCCAGAAGCACTGTGAAGGATCCGCAAGTGTGCGTAAAACTAGGCTAAGGATGGTGACATCAAAGTTCGAAAGTTTGAGAATGGAGGACAATGAGTCTATTCTTGAGTATGACTGCCGGTTGAGACAACTCTCAAATGAATCACATGGCCTAGGAGATCCCATACCAAATGAAAGATTGGTGAACAAGGTTCTAAGATCTCTTCCTGAGAGATTCAATGTCAAAGTTTGCGCTATTGAAGAATCTAAAGACACTTCAACGATCAACTTGGATGAACTAATGAGTTCTCTCagaacttttgagatgaatcttGATCTACAAAGGAAGGATAAAGGGAAGACAATAGCCTTTGAAGCCTCAACCGAATCTTATGATGAAATCCTTCAAATATCTAAAGAGGTGGATAAGTCTGATTTAGGTGAAGAATCGATCTCTCTGTTTACTAAGAAATTTGGTGATTACTTGAAGACTATGAGagaaaagaagaaaattggacaaaaatctGAACTGCCCAATAACACCACTTTTGCAAAAGCTCAAAAGTTTACTCCTATGAAAGGACAGTTTCGACCAAAAACCGAAGTGCAAATCCAATCTAATGTCAGAAACCTGGACTCGGTGCAATGTAGAGAGTGTTCGGGATATGGACACTATGCCAATGAGTGTGCCAATCGACTTAGGAAAAACAAAGGCATGACTGTCACCCTGAGTGATGAAGAGTCTGATGATGATCAAGGATCAAGTGAATCTGAAAATCACATATCGTTATCTTCTGTGATCAAGGAAAAACGCTCAATGCAAATCAATCCTTTGGGTGTTGCCACAGGTGTTGCAATACCTGGTCGCAACACCTCTTCGAATTCAGTATGTCTTAAATCTACAACCCTTGCGGAGGCAAGTCAGTCTAAAACTCAAGAGGTAGATGATGATGAAGTCACTCTAGAAAGTGTGCAGACGATGTACGAAGAATTATATGAAGACTGGATCATAAGAACTAAAGAAAATGCAATTCTCTCCAAAGAGAATGCTGAGTTAAAGTCACAAATTTCACGACTTGAAGTAATCTTAAGCAAGAAAGATTTGGAATTATGCAAAGTCAAAGAGGAACTTGGAGAAGCAACTCAGATTCTTGCCAAGATGAATTCAAGTTCATCCAAACTTGATTCACTTTTGATGATTGGACAAAATGACAAAGCTGGACTTGGTTATCCGAACAGTCTGTTCGAAATTGGAGAATCTTCCAATACTGAGAGAAAACCAACTGTTTTTGTCAAAGGAAGTGTTGAAACCTCAAATGCTACACAAACTGAAAAAGGTGCTCCATCTAAAAGGCAAATATCTACCAAGAAGTCCAAATCCAGAAAACGCCACTTTATCTGCCACTATTGTTTTAGACCTGGTCATATCAAACCCTACTGCTTTAAACTGAGAGATGATTACAAGATATGGGAATCAGAACAGGTGTTGCCACAGGTGTTGTATAACACCCGACGCAACACTGCCAACAGAAAACCGACGGTAAAAAGGGTTTGGGTACCAAAGGCTAAGATTCAATGTTCCGTTATTTATACTTCATTAAAGACTAACATTGCAGGAAtatggtactttgacagtggcTGTTCGCGCCACATGACAGGTTCTAAAGACTATTTGACTGACTATGTTGAACTAAGGAATGGTCATGTGACATATGGTGGAGGTGATAAAGGAAGAATAGCTGGTAAAGGGACCTTGAATGTGGATGGACTGCCTAGTCTACACAATATGCTTTATGTCGAAGGActtaactcaaacttaataagcataa gtacaaggtcaGCTAACAATTGTTATCAACTTGGAGAGGACCCtgtgtgcaatcattcaaaagtgAGTGAACTAAACTTGTGGCATCAAAAATTGGGTCATGCAAACTTCAAGACATTAAAGAACCTTGGTAAGTACGATGCTgtgagag ATCTAACGGGAAAAACAATCGAGGATGATATTGATGGGCTGCTGAACGAAAGTGAGACACTGCCTAACACAGATGTTGCACCCGGTGTTGTAACACCGGAGACAACACCTGCACTGGCAGAATCAAATGATGAACTAGGAAAGTATACTGAGAATGATGACAGTGTAACCAATGAAGAGATTGATATTCCCAGCAAggttcagaaaaatcatccatcatctcagATCATTGGAGAAACATTTGGAGGAATGCAAACGAGAAGAAAGGAGAAGGTAGACTATCGCAAAATGATGGGACTAGTATGCATGACTTCCGTATACTCTCAA gaacttgaacaatttgttaGGAATGATGTGTGGGATTTGGTTCCCAGACCCGATAATGTGAATGTTATTGGAACTAAATGGATCTTTAaaaacaaaactgatgaatctggAATTGTTGTGAGAAATAAAGCTAGGCTAGTGGCTCAAGGGTATACTCAAATTGAAGGAATTGATTTTGTTGAAACGTTTGCCCCTGTTGCCCGGATTGAATCGGTTAGACTTTTACTTGCTATTGCATGTCACATGGAcataaaattatatcaaatggatgtgaaaagtgcctTTTTGAATGGCCTCTTGAAAGAAGAAGCTTATGTAAGCCAAcctaaaggatttgaagatccacacCACCCGAACCATGTCTACAAGTTGAAGAAAGCACTCTATGGACTTAAACAAGCTTCCAAGAGCATG GCTGATCCTAAAGTCACTCATCTAAAGGCTGTCAAAAGAATTTTGCGATATATATCTGGGACAGTTAACTTAGGTTTGTGGTACACCAaagaaacaaacacaaatcTAGTGGGGTTTAGTGATGCTGACTGGGCTGGAAATCTAGATGATAGGAAGAGTACCACTGGAGGATGTTTTTATCTTGGTAACAATTTGGTGTCATGGTATAGTAAAAAGCAAAATTGTGTATCTCTGTccactgctgaatctgaatatgttgcAGCTGCTAGCTGTTGTTCacaacttttgtggatgaatcaaatgattaaagacTATGGTTTCAACAGTGACACCTTAATT ATGGCTGGCTTTGATCCTCAAGACATTAGGAGTGAAGTGGCTGACTATGAGCTTCTGCTGGTTGAAAGtgtccattctggacaaaaagAGGGAGTAGATATGTAG
- the LOC142530333 gene encoding NADH--cytochrome b5 reductase 1-like translates to MDFLATSEGQLFVGVAVGLVAVGVAYFLLSPKKPKVCLDPDNFKEFKLVKKTQISHNVATFKFALPSPSSVMGLPIGKHISCRGKDSQGEEVIKPYTPTTLDSDFGYFELVIKMYPQGRMSHHFREMREGDYLSVKGPKGRFNYKPGQVRAFGMLAGGSGLTPMFQVTRAILENPTDRTKVHLIYANVALEDILLKDKLDSLAKNYPDSFKVYYVLNQPPEEWNGGVGFVSKEMIQAHCPAPASDIQILRCGPPPMNKAMAGHLEALGYTFEMLFQF, encoded by the exons ATGGATTTCCTGGCAACATCCGAAGGCCAACTATTTGTTGGTGTCGCTGTTGGTCTAGTTGCTGTTGGGGTTGCATATTTCTTGTTATCCCCCAAGAAGCCAAAAG TGTGCTTGGATCCTGATAATTTCAAGGAGTTTAAGCTTGTCAAGAAAACACAAATCAGCCATAATGTGGCGACGTTCAAATTTGCCCTTCCTTCGCCGTCATCTGTCATGGGCCTTCCCATTGGAAAACACATCAGCTGCAG GGGTAAGGATAGTCAAGGTGAAGAGGTCATCAAACCATACACTCCGACTACTTTGGATTCTGATTTTGGATATTTTGAGTTAGTTATAAAG atgtATCCGCAAGGAAGAATGTCACACCATTTCCGAGAAATGCGTGAAGGTGATTATCTCTCTGTGAAAGGACCAAAG GGTCGATTCAATTATAAACCAGGCCAGGTGAGAGCGTTTGGAATGCTTGCTGGAGGCTCTGGACTTACACCAATGTTCCAG GTTACTCGAGCAATTCTTGAAAACCCCACAGACAGAACGAAGGTGCATCTAATTTATGCTAATGTTGCCTTAGAGGACATTTTGCTGAAG GATAAGTTGGATAGCCTTGCTAAAAATTACCCTGACAGTTTCAAAGTTTACTACGTCCTTAATCAG CCTCCAGAAGAATGGAATGGTGGCGTGGGGTTCGTCTCGAAGGAAATGATTCAAGCTCACTGCCCTGCACCAGCCTCTGATATTCAG ATTCTTAGATGCGGTCCTCCACCGATGAACAAAGCCATGGCTGGCCATCTCGAAGCTCTTGGATACACCTTCGAGATGCTATTCCAATTCTAA